Proteins encoded by one window of Akkermansia muciniphila ATCC BAA-835:
- a CDS encoding chloramphenicol phosphotransferase CPT family protein: MIALTELFIHDAHEPSMTAASDILWKPACLSRQEAPSLTEGDGTCRPGNGDRNTSASRPENHETMGEKDHAENRKAPRPRSGRVILLNGASSAGKSTLARNLQLLLKEAAMIFSMDDYLAMSRGKHETALDAVRESGLPFIESFHAAIAEAARKGALVIVDHVIGESRRWIQDLLNRLDGIPRILVRVECRQDVLLERERRRTDRTPAPAHAQRQHAGIHRHFPHDFSIDTSADTPRKCAMRLISLLPGEFLP; this comes from the coding sequence ATGATTGCCCTGACGGAGCTTTTTATTCATGATGCCCATGAACCTTCCATGACCGCCGCGTCCGACATCCTCTGGAAACCAGCCTGCCTCTCCCGCCAGGAAGCCCCCAGCCTTACGGAAGGGGACGGAACCTGCCGGCCGGGAAACGGTGACCGGAACACCTCCGCGAGCCGTCCGGAAAACCATGAAACCATGGGAGAGAAAGACCACGCGGAAAACCGAAAAGCGCCCCGGCCGCGAAGCGGGCGCGTCATCCTGCTCAACGGAGCCTCCAGCGCGGGAAAAAGCACGCTGGCCCGGAACTTGCAGCTTCTGCTGAAAGAGGCAGCCATGATTTTCTCCATGGACGATTATCTGGCCATGAGCCGGGGAAAGCATGAAACCGCCCTGGATGCCGTCAGGGAATCCGGCCTGCCCTTCATTGAATCTTTCCACGCCGCCATTGCCGAGGCGGCCCGGAAAGGCGCCCTGGTCATCGTGGACCACGTCATCGGAGAATCCCGCCGCTGGATTCAGGACCTCCTGAACCGCCTGGACGGCATCCCCCGCATCCTGGTCAGGGTGGAATGCCGCCAGGATGTTCTGCTGGAGCGCGAGCGGCGCCGCACTGACCGGACTCCTGCCCCGGCCCATGCCCAGCGCCAGCACGCAGGCATCCACCGCCATTTCCCGCATGATTTCTCCATAGACACTTCCGCAGACACTCCCCGGAAATGCGCCATGCGGCTCATCAGCCTCCTGCCGGGAGAATTCCTGCCCTGA
- a CDS encoding GNAT family N-acetyltransferase: MPTLRQAAKDDITLIHELACQAFPATYRDLLSREQIDFMMDWMYSPANLEKQMEEGHVYFIASHEGKDCGYLSVQPEGPGVFHLQKIYVLPGFQGLHIGSFLFRHAISYIRSIHPEPCLMRLNVNRDNTRAVEFYQRMGMRTLERGDFHIGHGYYMTDYIMGLDIA, translated from the coding sequence ATGCCGACTCTCCGCCAAGCCGCCAAGGACGACATCACGCTGATCCATGAACTGGCCTGCCAGGCTTTTCCGGCCACATACCGGGACCTCCTTTCCAGAGAGCAGATAGATTTCATGATGGACTGGATGTATTCCCCCGCCAACCTGGAAAAACAGATGGAGGAGGGGCACGTGTACTTCATCGCCTCCCATGAGGGAAAGGACTGCGGCTACCTGTCCGTCCAGCCGGAAGGCCCCGGCGTCTTCCATTTGCAGAAAATCTACGTTCTGCCCGGCTTCCAGGGCCTGCATATAGGAAGCTTTCTGTTCCGCCACGCCATCAGCTACATCAGAAGCATCCACCCGGAACCGTGCCTGATGCGCCTGAACGTGAACCGCGATAACACCCGGGCGGTGGAATTCTACCAGCGCATGGGCATGCGGACCCTGGAACGCGGGGATTTCCACATCGGCCACGGTTACTACATGACGGACTACATCATGGGACTGGATATAGCCTGA
- a CDS encoding M3 family metallopeptidase, with protein sequence MNHPYLDPSFLVSWSRLTPEAIRPDITEAISRAKENIRTICDQPLESLTYESTFGALEKASEDLHLGWGRIMHLDSVNDEPAQREAIGEMLPEVVAFSSSVPLNPRLWTVLKAAASCDWVKSLSPVRQRFIQETLADFRESGADLPDDVKPEYAEIEAQLSLKTKKFAENVLDSTNAWELIVEDEAELSGLPDSAKEAARLDALANGHGTEEAPRWRFTQKFTSLQPVMQFADSDSLRRRMWEGSCSIGKGGEYDNEALIAEILELRDRKAHLLGYGCFADYATSRRMAGSGANALKFINDLHDRVKPSFLKDMEAVRRYKEEKTGKPVEKLSPWETGYWSEKRRRELYAFDEEDLRPYYSVEKVMEGLFSIYSGLYGITVTPRPTVAFKPGESGEAPEGAVEVWHPDVLFYELHDAESGEHLGSFYADWHPRDSKRAGAWMNYLSVGEPPHGGKPRVPHLGLMVGNMTKPVGDKPALLSHREVETIFHEFGHLLHQLLSDVEVKSLSGTNVAWDFVELPSQINENWCWERESVDLFAAHYETGEKIPDELFSKMRAARNYMSGTDFMRQLCFGKLDLELHVNWPQYKGVPLEETDERILADYRVPMTDRGPSVARRLTHIFADPTGYASGYYSYKWAEVLEADAFSRFLKEGVLNPRTGRDFRRCILSKGNSKPAAELYRDFMGRDPDAEALLVKSGVL encoded by the coding sequence ATGAACCATCCCTATCTGGACCCCTCCTTTCTGGTTTCCTGGTCCCGGCTTACGCCGGAGGCCATCAGGCCGGACATCACGGAAGCCATCTCCCGCGCCAAAGAGAATATCCGGACCATTTGCGACCAGCCGCTGGAGTCCCTGACTTATGAAAGCACCTTCGGCGCTCTGGAAAAGGCCTCCGAGGATCTGCACCTGGGCTGGGGCCGCATCATGCACCTGGACTCCGTCAATGACGAACCCGCCCAGAGGGAGGCCATCGGGGAAATGCTGCCGGAAGTGGTGGCTTTCTCCTCCTCCGTGCCGTTGAACCCGCGCCTGTGGACGGTGCTGAAAGCCGCGGCCTCCTGTGACTGGGTGAAAAGCCTTTCCCCCGTCAGGCAGCGTTTCATCCAGGAAACGCTGGCGGACTTCCGCGAGAGCGGGGCGGACCTGCCGGACGACGTGAAGCCGGAATATGCGGAGATAGAAGCCCAGCTCTCCCTGAAGACCAAGAAATTCGCGGAAAACGTGCTGGACTCCACCAACGCCTGGGAACTCATTGTGGAAGATGAAGCGGAACTTTCCGGGCTGCCGGATTCCGCGAAGGAAGCCGCCCGCCTGGATGCCCTGGCCAACGGCCACGGCACGGAAGAAGCCCCCCGCTGGCGCTTCACCCAGAAATTTACCTCCCTCCAGCCTGTCATGCAGTTTGCGGACTCGGACAGCCTGCGCCGCCGCATGTGGGAGGGCTCCTGTTCCATCGGGAAGGGCGGAGAATACGATAATGAAGCCCTTATCGCTGAAATCCTGGAACTGAGGGACAGGAAAGCCCATTTGCTGGGGTACGGCTGCTTTGCGGATTACGCCACTTCCCGCCGCATGGCCGGGAGCGGAGCCAACGCCCTGAAATTCATCAACGACCTGCATGACAGGGTGAAGCCCTCTTTCCTGAAGGACATGGAAGCCGTTCGCAGGTACAAGGAGGAAAAAACAGGAAAACCCGTGGAAAAGCTCTCCCCGTGGGAAACCGGATACTGGTCTGAAAAACGCCGCCGCGAATTGTACGCTTTTGACGAGGAAGACCTGCGCCCGTATTACTCCGTGGAAAAAGTCATGGAAGGGCTCTTTTCCATCTACTCCGGCCTGTACGGCATCACGGTCACGCCGCGTCCCACGGTGGCGTTCAAGCCCGGTGAATCCGGGGAAGCGCCGGAAGGCGCGGTGGAGGTGTGGCATCCGGACGTCCTGTTCTATGAATTGCATGATGCGGAAAGCGGGGAACACCTGGGTTCCTTTTATGCGGACTGGCATCCGAGGGACTCCAAGCGCGCCGGAGCGTGGATGAACTACCTGAGCGTAGGGGAACCTCCGCACGGCGGAAAACCCCGCGTTCCCCATCTGGGTCTCATGGTCGGCAACATGACCAAGCCCGTAGGGGACAAGCCCGCGCTGCTGTCCCACCGGGAGGTGGAAACCATCTTCCATGAATTCGGCCACCTGCTGCACCAGCTCCTTTCCGATGTGGAAGTGAAGTCCCTGTCGGGCACCAACGTTGCCTGGGACTTTGTGGAACTGCCCTCCCAGATTAATGAAAACTGGTGTTGGGAGCGTGAATCCGTGGACCTCTTCGCCGCCCACTATGAAACGGGTGAAAAAATACCGGACGAACTGTTCTCCAAAATGCGCGCCGCCCGCAATTATATGAGCGGCACGGATTTCATGCGCCAGCTCTGCTTTGGCAAGCTGGATCTGGAGCTTCACGTAAACTGGCCTCAGTACAAGGGTGTTCCGCTGGAAGAAACGGATGAACGCATTCTGGCGGATTACCGGGTGCCGATGACGGACCGCGGCCCTTCCGTGGCGCGCCGCCTGACCCACATCTTCGCGGATCCCACGGGTTATGCTTCCGGTTATTACTCCTACAAATGGGCGGAGGTGCTGGAAGCGGACGCTTTCAGCCGCTTCCTGAAAGAAGGAGTGCTGAATCCCCGAACCGGGCGCGACTTCCGCCGCTGCATCCTCAGCAAGGGCAACAGCAAGCCTGCCGCTGAACTCTACCGCGACTTCATGGGCCGTGATCCGGACGCGGAAGCGCTGCTTGTCAAATCCGGCGTTCTTTAA
- a CDS encoding tetratricopeptide repeat protein, with protein MDASFLHVLLAAAVAGCSSAAADGAHGYWMNSPSLNGWREAVFRAGVPAQPAVLPPGVEPMMVGSSSPAAQMLVLEGMTNLLTFGDMRAFLKFDAALRLDPDCLMAHWGRCMSLMGAGPAFQDQRVHSMKRMKDLALRPDCPERERAYADALAVLLMDGPVKAREAWKTICSTWKRDPYAPLFYAMLLRDGFDGQGNPGEGQKEAVRVVEDVLKERPGSQAALFMRALLEEVAPSISPATVETARRAVSANPFSASAHHLLGHCLFRTGDYEGASAAFKESENLCLAWEKAENVSPALDDAYFRSILYRAVSEFCAGRYKRAEAIASRAASVPLDKKHPLAPGTLLQLWEARTLPARLMLARPGLPRQALVLKAFPGPLPKGFPDLSNGMTAVASQYMGACYAARQGRTDAVASAFDKMSGILRLLMDGADAARRQMSVSYWARCLQAGSLYSSEIRSLMFPDSANVWMSEAIRSQRFSSLLLPPVVPYPAEWVLARAYLKAGKFRECADMCEQALKRFPNHAGVLETLDKARSSGK; from the coding sequence ATGGACGCCTCTTTCCTCCATGTCCTGCTGGCCGCCGCCGTGGCGGGGTGTTCTTCCGCCGCCGCGGACGGGGCACACGGGTATTGGATGAACAGCCCGTCTCTGAACGGCTGGCGGGAAGCCGTCTTCCGCGCCGGCGTTCCGGCGCAGCCTGCCGTGCTGCCGCCCGGCGTGGAGCCGATGATGGTGGGTTCCTCATCTCCCGCCGCGCAAATGCTGGTGCTGGAGGGAATGACGAATCTGCTCACGTTCGGGGACATGAGGGCTTTCCTTAAATTTGACGCCGCTCTCCGTCTGGACCCGGACTGCCTCATGGCCCACTGGGGCAGGTGCATGAGCCTGATGGGCGCGGGGCCCGCCTTCCAGGACCAGCGCGTCCATTCCATGAAGCGCATGAAAGATCTGGCGCTGCGCCCGGACTGCCCGGAACGGGAACGCGCTTATGCGGATGCCCTGGCCGTGCTGCTGATGGATGGCCCCGTGAAGGCGCGGGAAGCGTGGAAAACCATCTGTTCCACCTGGAAGCGCGACCCATACGCCCCCCTCTTTTACGCCATGCTCCTCCGGGACGGCTTTGACGGGCAGGGCAACCCCGGAGAAGGGCAGAAGGAGGCCGTCCGCGTGGTGGAAGACGTCCTGAAAGAACGCCCCGGCTCCCAGGCCGCCCTGTTCATGCGCGCCCTGCTGGAAGAGGTGGCGCCATCCATTTCTCCGGCAACGGTGGAAACCGCCCGCAGGGCCGTGTCCGCCAACCCCTTTTCCGCATCCGCCCATCATTTACTGGGCCATTGCCTGTTCCGCACGGGAGATTATGAAGGGGCATCCGCCGCGTTCAAGGAGTCTGAAAATCTGTGCCTGGCCTGGGAGAAGGCGGAAAACGTGTCTCCCGCGCTTGATGACGCCTACTTCCGTTCCATCCTTTACCGTGCCGTTTCCGAATTCTGCGCCGGCCGTTACAAAAGGGCGGAAGCCATCGCCTCCAGAGCCGCTTCCGTTCCCCTGGACAAAAAGCATCCGCTGGCTCCCGGAACCCTCCTTCAGCTGTGGGAGGCCAGGACGCTGCCTGCGCGCCTGATGCTGGCCCGGCCCGGCCTTCCCCGGCAGGCCCTTGTGCTCAAGGCTTTTCCGGGTCCTCTCCCCAAAGGGTTTCCGGATTTGAGCAACGGCATGACCGCAGTGGCCTCCCAATACATGGGCGCATGCTACGCCGCAAGGCAGGGCAGAACGGACGCCGTGGCGTCCGCCTTTGACAAGATGTCCGGCATTCTGCGGCTGCTGATGGACGGCGCGGACGCCGCCCGGAGGCAGATGAGCGTCTCCTACTGGGCGCGCTGCCTCCAGGCGGGTAGCCTGTATTCTTCTGAAATCCGCTCCCTCATGTTCCCGGATTCCGCCAATGTCTGGATGTCCGAGGCCATACGGAGTCAGCGTTTTTCCTCCCTGCTCCTGCCTCCCGTAGTGCCATACCCTGCGGAATGGGTGCTGGCCCGCGCCTACCTGAAGGCCGGAAAATTCCGGGAATGCGCGGATATGTGCGAACAGGCACTGAAACGCTTCCCGAACCATGCCGGAGTGCTGGAGACCCTGGACAAGGCCCGTTCTTCCGGAAAATAA
- a CDS encoding TlpA disulfide reductase family protein, translating into MNAFPAFILSGIIAAMAVPASAQTAESANGPKVTYPAFNDGSHIHGPKLKTSDLKGKVVFFEYWGINCPPCIASMPHLQELQEKFQSKGFTVIGSHSQLPSPRVKQFLEEKKITFPIYQSLSIPEAPCPGGLPHAVLIGANGKVVAKGYPPQLYDLVKKEVMKMERGLPILEGVELNKYKSLAKTVVSTGSNIESKITPLRKKTNDEEAQAVCEAFDAWLENTKEIVQARIQSDPLEAVTAIMRLKTAVPSVKEFDEPLAALKANRDLSKLADLNKKISALEQRKAKGRKISESDLKSLTQAVDKFTESDNEATQTAAANLKKNLSSLAAPETPGK; encoded by the coding sequence ATGAACGCCTTTCCTGCCTTTATTTTATCCGGTATCATCGCCGCCATGGCGGTTCCCGCCTCCGCTCAGACGGCGGAAAGCGCCAATGGCCCCAAAGTCACCTATCCAGCCTTCAACGACGGCAGCCATATCCACGGGCCGAAACTCAAAACTTCCGACCTGAAAGGGAAAGTGGTGTTTTTTGAATACTGGGGCATCAACTGCCCGCCCTGCATCGCCAGCATGCCGCATCTGCAGGAATTGCAGGAAAAATTCCAGTCCAAGGGCTTTACTGTCATAGGCAGCCACAGCCAGCTCCCGTCCCCCAGGGTCAAACAGTTTCTGGAAGAAAAGAAGATCACTTTCCCCATCTATCAGAGTCTGAGCATTCCGGAGGCTCCCTGCCCGGGCGGATTGCCTCATGCCGTTCTGATTGGAGCCAACGGAAAAGTCGTGGCCAAGGGCTATCCTCCCCAGCTCTATGACCTGGTAAAAAAGGAAGTGATGAAGATGGAACGCGGCCTTCCTATTCTGGAAGGAGTGGAACTGAACAAATACAAATCGCTGGCCAAAACGGTCGTTTCCACCGGCAGCAACATCGAATCCAAAATCACACCTCTGAGGAAAAAAACGAATGACGAGGAAGCGCAGGCCGTATGTGAAGCTTTTGACGCATGGTTGGAAAATACCAAGGAAATCGTGCAGGCCCGGATCCAGTCCGACCCTCTGGAAGCGGTAACGGCCATCATGCGCCTCAAAACGGCGGTTCCCTCCGTCAAGGAATTTGACGAACCTCTGGCGGCCCTGAAAGCGAACAGGGATTTATCAAAACTGGCCGACCTCAATAAAAAAATCTCCGCTCTGGAACAGCGCAAGGCAAAAGGGCGCAAAATATCGGAATCCGACCTTAAATCCCTGACGCAGGCCGTGGACAAATTCACGGAGTCCGACAACGAAGCCACGCAAACCGCCGCCGCCAACCTGAAGAAGAACCTCTCCTCCCTGGCCGCTCCGGAAACTCCCGGAAAATAA
- the argS gene encoding arginine--tRNA ligase → MTIPGILEEKLSSALKAVLGEELPADFRASVTPSADLRFGDYQSNAAMVLAKRCRTNPRALAQQVADRIGQDAVCSLEIAGPGFINFRIRPEFYAARLLAMLADDRLGVEKVQAPKTIVIDFSAPNVAKPMHVGHIRSTIIGDALSRVARFVGHHVITDNHIGDWGTQFGMILWGWKNILDEQALAANPIDELLRVYKDVNLMCKEKPELLDTCKAELVKLQAGDGENLAIWKRCVEVSKSGLSKIYDQLDIHFDYWLGESFYNDALAPLVDGMIAAGMARESDGAICVFSDGSVPPNEDPFLVQDKGEWRANPCIIRKADGGFLYATTDLATLDHRIRTWGADSIWYVVGAPQALHFRQIFSTQRRRGMDGDYRHIAFGSILGDDRKPFKTRSGDTVSLQDVLDEAIERAARVVEEKSPDMPDEEKKRVAEVVGIGAVKFAELSQNRMTDYVFNWDKMLALQGDTAPYLQNSYVRVRSIFRKLDGGPLDWSAPIQLSEDAEIHLARLLARYGEVVPQVLDDCRPNVLAAYLFDLARAFHSFYEACPVLKSEGPVRHSRLALCELTARTLKHGLGLLGIQLPDRM, encoded by the coding sequence ATGACCATACCCGGAATTCTTGAAGAAAAGTTGTCCTCCGCATTAAAGGCGGTGTTGGGGGAGGAGCTTCCCGCTGATTTTCGCGCCTCGGTGACGCCCTCCGCGGATTTGCGGTTCGGGGATTACCAGAGCAACGCCGCCATGGTGCTTGCCAAGCGGTGCCGCACGAATCCCCGCGCGCTCGCCCAGCAGGTGGCGGACCGGATAGGGCAGGATGCCGTGTGCTCCCTGGAAATTGCCGGGCCCGGATTCATCAATTTCCGCATCAGGCCGGAATTTTACGCAGCGCGCCTGCTGGCCATGCTGGCGGATGACCGGCTGGGGGTGGAAAAAGTGCAGGCCCCCAAAACCATTGTCATTGACTTTTCCGCTCCCAACGTCGCCAAGCCGATGCATGTGGGCCACATCCGCTCCACCATTATTGGTGACGCCCTTTCCCGCGTGGCCCGTTTTGTGGGGCACCATGTGATTACGGACAACCACATCGGGGACTGGGGTACCCAGTTCGGCATGATCCTGTGGGGCTGGAAGAATATTCTGGATGAGCAGGCCCTGGCCGCCAACCCTATTGACGAGCTGCTGCGGGTGTACAAGGATGTGAACCTGATGTGCAAGGAAAAGCCGGAACTGCTGGATACCTGCAAGGCGGAACTGGTGAAGCTCCAGGCCGGGGACGGGGAAAACCTGGCCATCTGGAAACGCTGCGTGGAAGTTTCCAAATCCGGCCTTTCCAAAATTTACGACCAGCTTGACATCCATTTTGATTACTGGCTGGGGGAAAGCTTTTACAATGATGCCCTGGCCCCGCTGGTGGACGGCATGATCGCCGCCGGAATGGCCCGGGAGAGCGACGGGGCCATCTGCGTGTTTTCCGACGGTTCCGTGCCGCCCAATGAAGACCCCTTCCTCGTGCAGGACAAGGGGGAATGGCGCGCCAACCCCTGCATCATCAGGAAAGCGGACGGAGGCTTCCTGTACGCCACCACGGACCTCGCGACGCTGGACCACCGCATCAGGACGTGGGGCGCGGATTCCATCTGGTACGTGGTGGGCGCCCCTCAGGCCCTGCATTTCAGGCAGATTTTCTCCACGCAGCGCCGCCGCGGCATGGACGGGGACTACCGGCACATTGCGTTCGGCTCCATTCTGGGTGACGACCGCAAGCCGTTTAAGACGCGTTCCGGGGATACGGTTTCCCTCCAGGATGTGCTGGATGAAGCCATTGAACGCGCGGCCCGCGTGGTGGAGGAGAAGAGCCCGGACATGCCGGATGAGGAAAAGAAGCGCGTGGCGGAAGTTGTGGGCATAGGCGCCGTGAAGTTTGCGGAGCTGTCCCAGAACCGCATGACGGATTACGTTTTCAACTGGGACAAGATGCTGGCTCTTCAGGGAGATACGGCGCCGTACCTCCAGAACTCCTACGTGCGCGTCCGCTCCATCTTCCGCAAGCTGGACGGCGGGCCTTTGGACTGGTCCGCCCCCATTCAGCTTTCAGAAGATGCGGAAATCCATCTGGCCCGGCTTCTGGCCCGCTACGGGGAAGTGGTGCCGCAGGTGCTGGACGACTGCCGTCCGAACGTGCTGGCCGCCTACCTGTTTGACCTGGCCAGGGCTTTCCATTCCTTCTATGAGGCGTGCCCGGTCCTGAAGTCGGAGGGGCCGGTGCGGCACTCCCGCCTGGCCCTGTGCGAGCTGACCGCACGCACGCTGAAGCACGGGCTGGGCCTGCTGGGCATCCAGCTTCCGGACAGGATGTAA
- a CDS encoding TfoX/Sxy family protein, with product MRESVMASSPDVVEYICFQLRHAGDISFRKMFGDYGLYCGRTFFGLVCDNQLYVKITEPGLKMFPQQEQGCPYPGARPHFLVTELDDDRILSSLVRETCSVLAVPSVLEGKKKKASGEKRSRRP from the coding sequence ATGAGAGAGTCCGTCATGGCCTCTTCCCCGGATGTAGTAGAATATATTTGTTTCCAGCTCCGGCATGCCGGGGATATTTCCTTCAGAAAAATGTTTGGGGACTACGGATTGTACTGCGGCCGGACATTCTTCGGTTTGGTGTGTGACAACCAGTTGTATGTCAAGATAACGGAGCCGGGTTTGAAGATGTTTCCGCAACAGGAGCAGGGCTGCCCCTATCCCGGCGCCAGGCCGCATTTCCTGGTGACGGAGCTGGACGATGACCGGATCCTTTCCTCCCTTGTCAGGGAGACATGCTCCGTTCTGGCTGTTCCGTCTGTTCTGGAGGGGAAGAAGAAAAAGGCGTCCGGTGAAAAAAGAAGCAGGCGCCCTTAG